One Blastopirellula marina genomic region harbors:
- a CDS encoding cysteine desulfurase family protein: protein MKSIFLDYNATTPIAPSVQEAMIPFMAEYFACPDGMYARSRAIDEALEDARGQVAHLLGATPDEIVFCASGTESCNLAIKGIAYRYLSERKPCHIIVSAIEHAAVAQTANHCRTMGCDVSIVPVDRHGIVSPDALVQAIRPETKLVSVMLANDETGVIQPLNLLAQICQEHGVLLHSDACQAAGKIHLSPKQLGADLLSITAHKFYGPKGAAALYVKAGTALQPIIHGSGAEHSLRAGAENILAWVGMGKAANLVGRSIDDAAEKLTQLTRRFGRRLMESIPEPIVIHGSQVERIPNTLCVNFPQVSGQELLRRVPEICAATFCSDTVGCGNSSPVLAAMGVSDTDKLGTIRLSFGWYTSEEEVDQSADLLIHAWESLRH, encoded by the coding sequence ATGAAGTCCATCTTCCTCGATTACAACGCAACGACACCGATCGCCCCCAGTGTGCAAGAGGCGATGATTCCCTTCATGGCAGAGTACTTTGCCTGCCCCGATGGGATGTACGCGCGAAGCCGCGCCATCGATGAAGCATTGGAGGATGCCCGTGGACAAGTTGCCCATCTTCTGGGGGCAACGCCGGATGAAATCGTCTTTTGTGCCTCCGGAACCGAGAGCTGCAACCTGGCTATCAAGGGTATCGCTTACCGCTACCTTTCCGAGCGGAAACCGTGTCACATCATCGTTTCCGCTATCGAGCACGCCGCAGTCGCCCAAACAGCAAATCACTGCCGCACGATGGGTTGCGATGTTTCGATCGTTCCGGTCGATCGACATGGAATTGTATCTCCCGACGCCCTTGTCCAGGCAATTCGGCCTGAAACCAAGCTTGTTTCGGTCATGTTGGCGAACGACGAGACTGGCGTTATTCAGCCTCTTAACCTGTTAGCTCAGATCTGTCAGGAACATGGCGTACTACTGCATTCCGACGCCTGTCAGGCGGCCGGTAAGATTCATCTTAGCCCCAAACAGTTAGGGGCCGATCTGCTCAGCATCACCGCTCACAAGTTTTATGGCCCTAAGGGCGCTGCAGCCCTATACGTCAAAGCAGGAACGGCACTTCAACCAATCATCCATGGCAGTGGTGCCGAGCACTCGTTGCGAGCCGGGGCCGAGAATATTCTGGCTTGGGTGGGCATGGGAAAGGCTGCCAATCTCGTTGGACGTAGCATTGATGATGCGGCAGAAAAGCTAACTCAATTAACGCGTAGGTTTGGACGTCGACTGATGGAGTCGATTCCCGAACCCATTGTCATTCACGGTTCGCAGGTCGAGCGAATCCCGAACACTTTATGCGTTAACTTCCCCCAAGTCTCCGGGCAAGAGCTACTCCGTAGAGTCCCCGAAATCTGCGCGGCAACCTTCTGCAGCGATACGGTAGGGTGCGGGAACAGCTCGCCGGTATTGGCCGCGATGGGAGTCTCGGACACAGATAAACTTGGCACCATCCGTCTAAGCTTCGGATGGTATACCTCTGAGGAAGAGGTTGATCAGT